In Microbacterium galbinum, a single window of DNA contains:
- a CDS encoding SLC13 family permease has translation MGDKTRRLGAGTWIVGGLVAVAVVCVLTGILPGADAGALGERIAPVLGFVVAITIVAELARDAAVFDVVAQRLARWGRGRVLLLWGLVIALAVVSTVFLSLDTTAVIVTPVVVVLAQSIGVPPIPFALATVWLANTASLALPVSNLTNLLAASQMGGPGAFFALSWAPTLVGILIPVAILTLVHRRTLFSAYEVPPPRRSADPVLFWSATGILVVLMPLLALTHDVWIPASVAALALIVLFAVRRRRALRLGLVPWQALALAGALFVIVETLHARGILDFLTTPIAGDGPGDLFRLAALGAVSANAINNLPAYLVLEPAAGDPVALMALLIGVNLGPLITPWASLATLLWHHRITALGVEIRWGRFMMWGAIAAIPTVAVAVLALLLVA, from the coding sequence GTGGGAGACAAGACGCGGCGACTCGGGGCCGGAACGTGGATCGTCGGCGGGCTCGTCGCGGTCGCGGTCGTGTGCGTCCTCACCGGCATCCTGCCGGGGGCGGATGCCGGGGCGCTCGGCGAGAGGATCGCGCCCGTTCTCGGGTTCGTGGTCGCGATCACGATCGTCGCCGAGCTCGCCCGCGACGCCGCCGTGTTCGACGTGGTCGCCCAGCGCCTCGCCCGCTGGGGTCGCGGCCGGGTTCTGTTGCTCTGGGGGCTCGTGATCGCGCTCGCCGTGGTGAGCACGGTGTTCCTCTCGCTCGACACGACCGCCGTGATCGTCACGCCCGTGGTGGTGGTGCTGGCGCAGAGCATCGGGGTGCCGCCGATCCCCTTCGCGCTGGCGACCGTGTGGCTCGCGAACACTGCATCGCTGGCTCTGCCGGTGTCGAACCTCACCAACCTGCTCGCGGCGTCGCAGATGGGCGGTCCGGGGGCGTTCTTCGCGCTGAGCTGGGCGCCCACCCTCGTCGGCATCCTGATCCCGGTGGCGATCCTCACCCTCGTGCATCGGCGCACTCTGTTCTCGGCCTACGAGGTGCCGCCGCCGCGCCGCTCGGCCGATCCCGTGCTCTTCTGGTCGGCCACCGGCATCCTGGTCGTGCTCATGCCGCTGCTCGCCCTCACGCACGACGTGTGGATCCCGGCATCCGTCGCCGCCCTCGCGCTGATCGTGCTGTTCGCCGTGCGTCGGCGCCGTGCGCTGCGGCTCGGTCTCGTACCCTGGCAGGCGCTCGCGCTCGCGGGGGCCCTGTTCGTGATCGTCGAGACGCTCCACGCCCGCGGCATCCTGGACTTCCTGACGACCCCGATCGCCGGCGACGGTCCTGGCGACCTCTTCCGTCTCGCCGCTCTCGGCGCGGTCAGCGCCAACGCGATCAACAACCTGCCGGCCTATCTCGTGCTCGAGCCCGCGGCCGGCGACCCCGTCGCGCTCATGGCACTGCTGATCGGAGTGAACCTCGGTCCGCTCATCACGCCGTGGGCATCGCTCGCGACCCTGCTGTGGCACCACCGGATCACCGCTCTCGGCGTCGAGATCCGCTGGGGCCGGTTCATGATGTGGGGTGCGATCGCGGCGATCCCGACCGTCGCGGTGGCGGTACTGGCGCTGCTGCTGGTGGCGTGA
- a CDS encoding potassium-transporting ATPase subunit F, whose translation MIVFEIIAAALAAAAVVYLVIALVAAERI comes from the coding sequence GTGATCGTCTTCGAGATCATCGCCGCGGCCCTCGCCGCCGCGGCCGTCGTCTACCTCGTGATCGCCCTCGTCGCGGCGGAGCGCATCTGA
- the kdpA gene encoding potassium-transporting ATPase subunit KdpA, with product MGAEIWFGVLQAAVLIVALVLLYRPLGDYIAHVFTSPRDARVERGVYRVIGVDPASEQTWRAYARSVLAFSVVGLLLVYGLQRLQAFLPESLGLPAVPEGLAFNTAASFVANTNWQSYSPEQTMGYTVQLAGLTVQNFVSAAVGLAVAVALIRGIARRGSTTIGNFWVDLIRGLGRLLLPISILAALALLAGGVVQNFAGFTDITTVAGNPQTIPGGPVASQEAIKLLGTNGGGFFNANSAHPFENPTGFTNLLQILLILAIPFALPRTFGRMVGDHRQGYAIAAVMGTIFLVSTFALSALELAGRGTAPELAGAAMEGKEVRFGILGSTLFGSASTLTSTGAVNSMHDSYTALGGMMPMLNMMLGEVAPGGVGSGLYGMLVLAILAVFVGGLLVGRTPEYLGKRIGPKEIKLASLYILVTPTLVLLGTALSFAIPGIRADVEATSILNPGVHGMSEVLYAFTSAANNNGSAFAGLTANTPWFNTALGVAMLLGRFLPIVLVLALAGSFAAQEKVPETVGTLPTHRPQFVGLLLAVTVIVTALTYFPVLTLGPLAEGLV from the coding sequence ATGGGCGCCGAGATCTGGTTCGGCGTGCTGCAGGCCGCCGTCCTCATCGTCGCCCTCGTGCTGCTCTACCGCCCGCTCGGCGACTACATCGCGCACGTCTTCACGAGCCCGCGCGACGCCCGCGTCGAGCGCGGCGTGTACCGCGTGATCGGCGTCGACCCGGCATCCGAGCAGACCTGGCGGGCCTACGCCCGCAGTGTGCTGGCGTTCTCGGTCGTGGGTCTGCTGCTCGTCTACGGACTGCAGCGGCTGCAGGCGTTCCTGCCCGAGTCGCTCGGCCTGCCCGCCGTGCCCGAGGGCCTGGCGTTCAACACCGCGGCGTCGTTCGTGGCCAACACCAACTGGCAGTCGTACTCGCCCGAGCAGACCATGGGCTACACCGTGCAGCTCGCAGGTCTCACGGTGCAGAACTTCGTGTCGGCGGCGGTGGGCCTCGCGGTCGCGGTCGCGCTGATCCGCGGCATCGCCCGCCGCGGCTCGACCACGATCGGCAACTTCTGGGTCGACCTCATCCGCGGACTCGGACGCCTGCTGCTGCCGATCTCGATCCTCGCGGCGCTCGCCCTGCTCGCGGGCGGTGTCGTGCAGAACTTCGCCGGCTTCACCGACATCACCACGGTCGCGGGGAACCCGCAGACGATTCCGGGCGGACCCGTCGCCTCGCAGGAGGCCATCAAGCTGCTCGGCACGAACGGCGGCGGCTTCTTCAACGCCAACTCCGCGCACCCCTTCGAGAACCCCACCGGGTTCACCAACCTGCTGCAGATCCTGCTGATCCTCGCGATCCCGTTCGCGCTCCCCCGCACGTTCGGCCGCATGGTGGGCGACCACCGCCAGGGCTACGCGATCGCCGCCGTGATGGGCACGATCTTCCTCGTCTCGACGTTCGCGCTCTCGGCTCTCGAACTCGCCGGCCGCGGCACCGCCCCCGAGCTCGCCGGAGCCGCGATGGAGGGCAAGGAGGTGCGCTTCGGCATCCTGGGCTCGACCCTGTTCGGCAGCGCGAGCACCCTCACCTCCACCGGTGCGGTCAACTCGATGCACGACTCGTACACGGCGCTCGGCGGCATGATGCCGATGCTCAACATGATGCTCGGAGAGGTCGCCCCCGGTGGCGTCGGATCGGGTCTCTACGGAATGCTCGTCCTCGCGATCCTCGCCGTCTTCGTCGGCGGGCTGCTCGTGGGCCGCACGCCCGAGTACCTCGGCAAGCGCATCGGCCCGAAGGAGATCAAGCTCGCGAGCCTGTACATCCTCGTCACACCGACCCTCGTGCTCCTCGGTACGGCGCTGAGCTTCGCGATCCCCGGCATCCGGGCGGACGTCGAGGCCACCAGCATCCTGAACCCCGGTGTGCACGGCATGAGCGAGGTGCTCTACGCGTTCACGTCGGCGGCGAACAACAACGGCTCGGCGTTCGCCGGTCTCACCGCCAACACCCCGTGGTTCAACACCGCGCTCGGCGTGGCGATGCTGCTCGGGCGCTTCCTGCCGATCGTTCTCGTGCTCGCCCTGGCAGGTTCCTTCGCCGCGCAGGAGAAGGTGCCCGAGACCGTCGGCACCCTGCCCACCCACCGGCCGCAGTTCGTCGGCCTGCTCCTCGCCGTGACGGTCATCGTCACCGCGCTCACCTACTTCCCGGTGCTCACCCTGGGCCCGCTCGCCGAAGGACTCGTCTGA
- the kdpB gene encoding potassium-transporting ATPase subunit KdpB, whose amino-acid sequence MTLITTREADAAASAPSTEKAPRTFGWPQLAAALPGALRKLNPAALVRNPVMLIVWVGAAFTTVLAIAEPFLGGPGESGGTPVPAPFTAGIAVWLWLTVLFANVAESVAEGRGKAQAASLRKTRTSTMARRVVGYDAATDALAARTETVEVSSAELQRDDLVIVEAGELIPGDGDIVAGIATVDESAITGESAPVIRESGGDRSAVTGGTRVLSDRIVVRITSQPGETFVDRMIALVEGASRQRTPNEIALNILLASLSIVFVIVVLALNPIASYAASPVSIPVLIALLVCLIPTTIGALLSAIGIAGMDRLVQRNVLAMSGRAVEAAGDVTTLLLDKTGTITYGNRRAHEVLPLPGVDADELLRVAALASLADPTPEGASIVDLAASRGIRIDEQTDAVVVPFTAQTRMSGLDLADGTQIRKGASSAVRAWLSEGSAQTDAELMSRTDAVASSGGTPLVVAVKGPSAGSGTGKEEILGVVHLKDIVKDGLRERFDELRSMGIRTVMITGDNPLTAKAIAAEAGVDDFLAEATPEDKLALIRREQEGGRLVAMTGDGTNDAPALAQADVGVAMNTGTSAAKEAGNMVDLDSDPTKLIDIVRIGKQLLITRGALTTFSLANDIAKYFAIIPAMFMGVFPGLAVLNVMQLHSPASAVTSAIIFNAIVIVFLIPLALRGVKYRPASASQILQRNLLVYGLGGVIAPFIGIKLIDLVVSLLPGF is encoded by the coding sequence ATGACACTCATCACCACTCGAGAAGCGGATGCCGCGGCATCCGCGCCGTCCACCGAGAAGGCGCCGCGCACGTTCGGCTGGCCGCAGCTCGCCGCCGCCCTGCCCGGTGCGCTGCGCAAGCTGAATCCCGCCGCCCTCGTGCGCAACCCCGTGATGCTGATCGTCTGGGTCGGCGCCGCGTTCACGACCGTGCTCGCGATCGCCGAGCCGTTCCTCGGCGGCCCCGGAGAGTCGGGCGGCACCCCCGTGCCCGCGCCGTTCACCGCCGGGATCGCCGTGTGGCTGTGGCTCACCGTGCTCTTCGCGAACGTCGCCGAGTCGGTCGCCGAGGGCCGCGGCAAGGCTCAGGCCGCGAGCCTGCGCAAGACCCGCACGAGCACCATGGCGCGACGGGTGGTCGGATACGACGCCGCGACGGATGCTCTCGCCGCCCGCACCGAGACCGTCGAGGTCTCGTCGGCCGAACTGCAGCGCGACGACCTCGTGATCGTCGAGGCGGGCGAGCTCATCCCGGGCGACGGCGACATCGTCGCGGGCATCGCGACCGTCGACGAGTCGGCGATCACGGGCGAGAGCGCCCCGGTGATCCGCGAGTCGGGCGGCGATCGCAGCGCCGTCACCGGCGGTACGCGCGTGCTGTCCGACCGGATCGTCGTGCGCATCACCTCCCAGCCGGGCGAAACGTTCGTCGACCGCATGATCGCACTCGTCGAGGGTGCGAGCCGTCAGCGCACTCCCAACGAGATCGCGCTGAACATCCTGCTCGCGAGCCTGTCGATCGTGTTCGTGATCGTCGTGCTCGCCCTCAACCCGATCGCGTCGTACGCGGCGTCGCCGGTCAGCATCCCGGTGCTCATCGCCCTGCTCGTGTGCCTCATCCCGACGACGATCGGCGCGCTGCTCTCGGCCATCGGCATCGCCGGAATGGACCGCCTCGTGCAGCGCAACGTGCTCGCGATGTCGGGCCGCGCGGTCGAAGCCGCCGGAGACGTCACCACGCTCCTCCTCGACAAGACCGGAACGATCACCTACGGCAACCGCCGCGCCCACGAGGTGCTGCCGCTGCCCGGCGTCGACGCCGACGAGCTGCTGCGCGTCGCCGCTCTCGCCTCGCTCGCCGACCCCACGCCCGAGGGCGCGTCGATCGTCGATCTGGCGGCGAGCCGCGGCATCCGCATCGACGAGCAGACGGATGCCGTCGTCGTGCCGTTCACGGCGCAGACGCGCATGAGCGGCCTCGACCTCGCCGACGGCACGCAGATCCGCAAGGGCGCCAGCTCCGCGGTGCGGGCGTGGCTCTCCGAGGGCTCCGCCCAGACGGATGCCGAGCTGATGAGCCGCACGGATGCCGTCGCCTCCAGCGGCGGAACGCCCCTCGTCGTCGCGGTGAAGGGCCCTTCGGCAGGCTCCGGGACCGGCAAGGAGGAGATCCTCGGCGTCGTGCACCTGAAGGACATCGTCAAGGACGGCCTCCGCGAGCGGTTCGACGAGCTGCGCAGCATGGGCATCCGCACCGTCATGATCACGGGCGACAACCCGCTCACCGCGAAGGCGATCGCCGCCGAGGCCGGGGTCGACGACTTCCTCGCCGAGGCGACCCCCGAAGACAAGCTCGCCCTCATCCGGCGCGAGCAGGAGGGCGGTCGTCTCGTCGCGATGACCGGCGACGGCACGAACGACGCTCCGGCGCTCGCGCAGGCCGACGTCGGCGTGGCGATGAACACCGGTACGTCGGCGGCGAAGGAGGCCGGCAACATGGTCGACCTCGACTCCGACCCGACCAAGCTCATCGACATCGTGCGCATCGGCAAGCAACTGCTCATCACGCGCGGCGCCCTCACCACGTTCTCGCTCGCGAACGACATCGCCAAGTACTTCGCCATCATCCCGGCGATGTTCATGGGCGTCTTCCCCGGCCTCGCGGTGCTCAACGTCATGCAACTGCACTCCCCGGCATCCGCCGTGACCAGCGCGATCATCTTCAACGCGATCGTGATCGTGTTCCTCATCCCGCTGGCGCTGCGCGGCGTGAAGTACCGCCCGGCGAGCGCCTCGCAGATCCTGCAGCGCAACCTGCTCGTCTACGGACTCGGCGGCGTGATCGCCCCGTTCATCGGCATCAAGCTGATCGACCTCGTCGTCAGCCTCCTCCCCGGCTTCTGA
- the kdpC gene encoding potassium-transporting ATPase subunit KdpC yields the protein MSSTRTTVRTAGVAVRAMLVLTLVLGVGYTLVVTGIGQLILPAQANGSPLADDRGSALIGQSFASTELSTGTADGDALPEYFQSRPSAAGDGYDGAASSGSNLGPENADLIAAIEERTATIAEREGVSPAEVPADAVTASGSGLDPHISVAYALLQVPRVAEARGLSDGAVRALVESRIQGRDLGFLGEERINVAELNLALDEREGE from the coding sequence ATGTCGTCCACCCGCACCACCGTCCGCACCGCGGGCGTCGCCGTCCGCGCGATGCTCGTCCTCACCCTCGTGCTCGGCGTCGGTTACACGCTCGTCGTCACCGGCATCGGCCAGCTGATCCTGCCCGCGCAGGCGAACGGCTCACCCCTCGCCGACGACAGGGGCAGCGCGCTGATCGGCCAGTCCTTTGCTTCGACGGAGCTCAGCACAGGCACGGCCGACGGCGACGCGCTTCCCGAGTACTTCCAGTCCCGCCCTTCGGCCGCCGGCGACGGCTACGACGGCGCGGCCTCCAGCGGCAGCAACCTCGGCCCGGAGAACGCCGACCTGATCGCCGCGATCGAGGAGCGCACAGCCACCATCGCCGAGCGCGAGGGCGTGAGCCCCGCCGAGGTGCCGGCCGACGCGGTGACGGCATCCGGCTCGGGACTCGACCCGCACATCAGCGTCGCGTACGCCCTGCTGCAGGTGCCGCGGGTGGCGGAGGCCCGAGGTCTCTCCGACGGCGCGGTGCGCGCGCTCGTGGAGTCTAGGATTCAAGGGCGGGATCTGGGATTCCTCGGCGAAGAGCGCATCAACGTCGCCGAACTCAATCTCGCGCTCGATGAGCGGGAGGGCGAATGA
- a CDS encoding ATP-binding protein, with amino-acid sequence MTRERRGRLRVLLGAAPGVGKTFEMLAEGRRLLDDGRDVVIAVVETHGRAATLAQTIGLPEVPRRTTEHRGIALTELDVDAVIARRPEIALVDELAHTNVPGSRHPKRWQDVEAIRDAGIDVVTTVNVQHIESLNAVVEKITGIAQQETIPDAVVRAADEIEVVDLAPQTLRDRLSAGLVYPAERIDAALSNYFRLGNLTALRELALLWLADEVDSALRSYRAEQGIEGTWQARERVVVALTGGPEGETLLRRGARIAARSAGGELLAVHISTQDGLRDETPGALAAQRALVESLGGSFHQIIGDDIPGALVEFAQGADATQLVIGVSRRGRLMAALTGPGIGSEVIRRSGDIDVHIVTHAAAGGRIALPRITGGALGWRRQLLGFAVALAFGPLLSWIMFAFRSPESITSEVLAYQLLVVVVALIGGIRPAVFAAVLSGITLDFLFVAPLFTITVAHPLHVLALALYVVIAILVSIIVDQAARRARTAKRATAEAELLAAVAGNVLRGDNAVLALVSRTREAFGLSGVRLLTAEGEVLASDGEPLADGRTTTVEVGASHAVLELSGDALDAPARRLLDAIVAQLSAAIEHTGLRETAKEAAALAETDQVRSALLSALSHDLRRPLASAVAAIGGLRGAHDLSPDDRAELLATADESLATLSTLVTDLLDVSRVEAGVLAVSSTRLDATGPILAAVDELGLGPADVELALDPALPALRADPVLLQRVIVNVLANAHRHSPAGTRVLVSTSALGERAEIRIIDRGEGVPVERRDSIFQPFQRFGDTDNTTGLGLGLALSRGFTEGMGGSLTPEDTPGGGLTMVISLPLAGADTEDTE; translated from the coding sequence ATGACACGAGAGCGGCGGGGCCGTCTCCGCGTTCTCCTCGGCGCGGCCCCCGGCGTCGGCAAGACCTTCGAGATGCTCGCCGAAGGGCGACGCCTGCTCGACGACGGCCGCGATGTCGTGATCGCGGTCGTCGAGACCCACGGCCGTGCCGCGACGCTCGCCCAGACGATCGGTCTGCCCGAGGTGCCGCGGCGCACCACCGAGCACCGGGGCATCGCCCTCACCGAGCTCGACGTCGACGCCGTGATCGCCCGCCGGCCCGAGATCGCCCTGGTCGACGAGCTCGCGCACACGAACGTTCCGGGTTCGCGGCACCCGAAACGCTGGCAGGACGTCGAGGCGATCCGGGATGCCGGGATCGACGTCGTCACGACCGTGAACGTGCAGCACATCGAGTCGCTCAACGCCGTGGTCGAGAAGATCACCGGCATCGCGCAGCAGGAGACGATCCCGGATGCCGTGGTGCGGGCCGCGGACGAGATCGAGGTCGTCGACCTGGCCCCGCAGACCCTCCGCGACCGCCTCTCGGCGGGTCTGGTGTACCCGGCCGAGCGCATCGACGCCGCTCTCTCGAACTACTTCCGGCTGGGCAACCTCACGGCGCTGCGCGAACTGGCCCTGCTGTGGCTCGCCGACGAGGTCGACAGCGCCCTGCGCAGCTACCGCGCCGAGCAGGGCATCGAGGGCACCTGGCAGGCCCGCGAGCGCGTGGTCGTGGCGTTGACCGGGGGCCCGGAGGGCGAGACCCTGCTGCGTCGCGGTGCCCGCATCGCCGCACGTTCGGCGGGCGGCGAACTGCTCGCGGTGCACATCTCCACGCAGGACGGCCTGCGCGACGAGACCCCCGGCGCACTCGCGGCGCAGCGCGCGCTGGTCGAGTCGCTCGGCGGCAGCTTCCACCAGATCATCGGCGACGACATCCCCGGCGCCCTCGTCGAATTCGCGCAGGGAGCGGATGCCACGCAGCTCGTCATCGGCGTGAGCCGGCGCGGGCGGTTGATGGCGGCACTGACCGGACCGGGCATCGGCTCCGAGGTCATCCGCCGCTCGGGCGACATCGACGTGCACATCGTCACGCACGCCGCCGCCGGTGGACGCATCGCCCTCCCCCGGATCACCGGCGGGGCACTCGGCTGGCGACGGCAACTGCTCGGCTTCGCGGTCGCGCTCGCCTTCGGGCCGCTGCTGTCGTGGATCATGTTCGCATTCCGCAGCCCCGAGTCGATCACCTCCGAGGTGCTCGCTTATCAACTGCTCGTGGTCGTGGTGGCCCTGATCGGCGGCATCCGTCCCGCCGTGTTCGCGGCCGTGCTGTCGGGCATCACCCTCGACTTCCTCTTCGTCGCGCCGCTGTTCACGATCACCGTCGCGCACCCCCTGCACGTGCTCGCCCTCGCGCTCTACGTCGTGATCGCGATCCTCGTGAGCATCATCGTCGACCAGGCCGCGCGCCGTGCCCGCACCGCGAAACGAGCGACCGCCGAGGCCGAACTGCTCGCGGCCGTCGCCGGCAACGTGCTGCGCGGGGACAACGCCGTGCTGGCGCTCGTCAGCCGCACGCGCGAGGCGTTCGGGCTGAGCGGCGTGCGACTGCTCACGGCCGAGGGCGAGGTGCTGGCCAGCGACGGCGAGCCGCTCGCCGACGGTCGCACCACGACGGTCGAGGTCGGCGCGTCGCACGCCGTGCTCGAACTCAGCGGCGATGCGCTGGACGCCCCGGCCCGGCGCCTGCTCGACGCGATCGTGGCGCAGCTCTCGGCCGCGATCGAGCACACCGGGCTGCGCGAGACGGCGAAGGAGGCCGCCGCACTGGCCGAGACCGACCAGGTGCGCAGCGCCCTGCTCTCGGCGCTCAGCCACGATCTGCGCCGCCCACTCGCCTCGGCGGTCGCGGCGATCGGCGGACTGCGCGGAGCCCACGACCTCTCCCCCGACGACCGCGCCGAGCTGCTCGCCACGGCCGACGAGAGTCTCGCGACCCTCTCGACCCTCGTCACCGACCTGCTCGACGTCAGCCGGGTCGAAGCGGGCGTGCTCGCAGTCTCGTCGACGCGCCTCGATGCCACCGGCCCCATCCTCGCCGCCGTCGACGAACTCGGTCTCGGGCCGGCCGACGTCGAGCTCGCCCTGGATCCAGCCCTCCCCGCCCTGCGGGCCGACCCGGTGCTGCTGCAGCGCGTGATCGTGAACGTGCTCGCGAACGCGCACCGCCACTCCCCCGCCGGAACCCGCGTGCTCGTGTCGACGAGCGCCCTGGGAGAGCGGGCCGAGATCCGCATCATCGACCGCGGCGAGGGCGTGCCGGTGGAGCGGCGCGACAGCATCTTCCAGCCGTTCCAGCGCTTCGGCGACACCGACAACACGACCGGCCTGGGTCTCGGACTCGCCCTGTCGCGCGGTTTCACCGAGGGCATGGGCGGTAGCCTGACTCCCGAGGACACCCCCGGGGGCGGCCTCACGATGGTCATCTCACTGCCGCTGGCCGGCGCCGACACGGAGGACACGGAGTGA
- a CDS encoding response regulator, which produces MKLLIADDDPQMVRALRITLAAHGYEVVVAADGAAAVAAAAQTHPDLIMLDLGMPRLDGIEVIQALRGWTNVPIIVVSGRTGSADKVEALDAGADDFVTKPFQVDELLARLRALSRRAVPAGGESTVTFGDVVVDLATKTVTRGGSRVHLTPTEWRMLEHLSRHPGALVTRQDLLKEIWGSEQVSDSGYLRLYMSQLRKKLEQEPSAPVHLLTESGMGYRLVV; this is translated from the coding sequence GTGAAGCTCCTCATCGCCGACGACGATCCGCAGATGGTGCGGGCGCTGCGCATTACGCTCGCCGCACACGGATACGAGGTGGTCGTCGCGGCCGACGGTGCCGCCGCGGTCGCCGCCGCCGCCCAGACCCACCCCGACCTCATCATGCTCGACCTCGGCATGCCGCGACTCGACGGCATCGAGGTGATCCAGGCCCTGCGCGGCTGGACGAACGTGCCCATCATCGTCGTCTCGGGACGCACGGGCTCCGCCGACAAGGTCGAGGCGCTGGATGCCGGAGCCGACGACTTCGTCACCAAGCCGTTCCAGGTCGACGAGCTCCTCGCCCGCCTGCGGGCGCTGTCGCGGCGCGCGGTTCCGGCCGGCGGCGAGTCGACCGTGACGTTCGGCGATGTTGTCGTCGACCTCGCGACCAAGACCGTCACGCGCGGCGGATCGCGCGTGCACCTCACCCCGACGGAGTGGCGGATGCTCGAGCATCTGTCTCGGCATCCGGGAGCCCTCGTCACCCGCCAGGACCTGCTGAAGGAGATCTGGGGCAGCGAGCAGGTCTCCGACTCCGGCTACCTACGGCTGTACATGTCGCAGCTGCGCAAGAAGCTCGAGCAGGAGCCCAGTGCGCCCGTGCACCTGCTCACCGAGTCGGGGATGGGCTACCGCCTCGTCGTCTGA
- a CDS encoding DUF1905 domain-containing protein, producing MATEKKTFTTAIGVDVKGETWSCVEIPDSAEFFGTGKTVRVDAVVDDLILENVGAMVTGTGGHMVSLSAKVRKALGKDIGDEVQVTVTPR from the coding sequence ATGGCCACCGAGAAGAAGACATTCACCACGGCGATCGGCGTCGACGTCAAGGGCGAGACGTGGAGTTGCGTCGAGATCCCGGATTCGGCCGAGTTCTTCGGCACGGGGAAGACCGTCAGGGTCGATGCCGTGGTCGACGACCTCATCCTGGAGAACGTCGGTGCGATGGTCACGGGAACCGGCGGTCACATGGTCTCGCTGAGCGCGAAGGTTCGCAAGGCACTCGGCAAGGACATCGGCGACGAGGTTCAGGTGACCGTCACCCCGCGATAA
- a CDS encoding tryptophan-rich sensory protein → MESQTKGIARQSLIIAAASFMLIAAAVGAGAFGGASVDDLQDGALSAQGSYLAPAGPAFSIWSLIYIGLLAYTVWQALPAQRADARQQAVAGWIAASMVLNGLWLVTARFLTLWLTVIVIALLVAVLARVIVLLGRFPAKNLADRILTDGANGLHFGWVTIATVANTAAWFTQIAPADWADQADVWAVAVLVVVAVIGVAAALVTGRIAPALATAWGLVWLAVGRFTDAPESVPTGIAALVVAVVLVLAGVIGVVRGRAAR, encoded by the coding sequence ATGGAGTCACAGACGAAGGGCATCGCCCGACAGAGCCTGATCATCGCCGCGGCATCCTTCATGCTCATCGCGGCCGCCGTCGGCGCCGGAGCGTTCGGCGGAGCATCCGTCGACGATCTGCAGGACGGCGCGCTCTCGGCGCAGGGGTCGTACCTCGCGCCCGCCGGCCCCGCGTTCTCGATCTGGTCGCTGATCTACATCGGCCTGCTCGCGTACACGGTGTGGCAGGCGCTGCCCGCGCAACGGGCGGATGCTCGGCAACAGGCCGTCGCCGGATGGATCGCCGCCTCGATGGTGCTGAACGGTCTCTGGTTGGTGACCGCGCGGTTCCTGACGCTGTGGCTCACGGTGATCGTGATCGCGCTGCTGGTGGCGGTGCTCGCCCGGGTGATCGTGCTGCTCGGGCGGTTCCCGGCGAAGAACCTCGCCGACCGCATCCTCACCGACGGCGCCAACGGGCTGCACTTCGGCTGGGTGACGATCGCGACCGTGGCGAACACCGCGGCGTGGTTCACGCAGATCGCCCCGGCGGACTGGGCGGATCAGGCGGATGTCTGGGCCGTCGCCGTGCTCGTGGTGGTGGCGGTCATCGGTGTCGCGGCGGCACTCGTGACCGGCCGCATCGCCCCGGCGCTCGCGACCGCATGGGGCCTCGTCTGGCTCGCCGTCGGACGCTTCACCGACGCCCCGGAGAGCGTGCCGACCGGCATCGCGGCCCTCGTGGTCGCCGTCGTGCTCGTGCTCGCGGGCGTGATCGGGGTCGTGCGGGGGCGGGCGGCTCGCTGA
- a CDS encoding TetR/AcrR family transcriptional regulator has product MTEDEARERILSAAEELYYRKGYAAVGMDELRQSAGVSLRRLYGLFPAKNDIVAAVLERKHGEWESGLTAAVTDAGGDPRARLLAVYGYLEDWFCTDDFRGCAFINAFGELGGTNPEVAEIVRSHKASFQEYMSGLVASTGASPLLAAQLSILAEGAQSTAAISGDAAVAAQARGAAEVLIDAAVAA; this is encoded by the coding sequence ATGACCGAAGACGAGGCACGCGAACGCATCCTCTCCGCCGCCGAGGAGCTCTACTACCGCAAGGGATACGCGGCCGTCGGCATGGACGAGCTGCGTCAGTCCGCCGGCGTGTCGCTGCGCCGCCTCTACGGTCTCTTCCCCGCGAAGAACGACATCGTCGCAGCGGTGCTCGAGCGCAAGCACGGCGAGTGGGAGTCCGGCCTGACGGCCGCCGTGACGGATGCCGGGGGCGACCCCCGCGCCCGCCTGCTCGCCGTCTACGGGTACCTCGAGGACTGGTTCTGCACCGACGACTTCCGCGGCTGCGCGTTCATCAACGCGTTCGGCGAGCTCGGCGGCACGAATCCCGAGGTCGCCGAGATCGTGCGCTCGCACAAGGCGTCGTTCCAGGAGTACATGTCGGGCCTCGTCGCGAGCACGGGCGCCTCGCCCCTCCTCGCCGCGCAGCTGTCGATCCTCGCCGAGGGTGCGCAGAGCACGGCGGCCATCTCGGGCGACGCGGCGGTCGCGGCTCAGGCGCGGGGTGCCGCCGAGGTGCTGATCGACGCGGCGGTTGCGGCCTGA